The following are from one region of the Quercus robur chromosome 1, dhQueRobu3.1, whole genome shotgun sequence genome:
- the LOC126728832 gene encoding L-type lectin-domain containing receptor kinase IV.2-like, with translation MATGLTSLPFLVTLYFIHKIPLMLAQNDQFIYNGFHQANLHLDGTARIHPNGLLQLTNNSELQVGYAFYQLPLKFNASSGLTQSLSFSTNFVFAIVPETPSKGGHGIAFTISPSWKFTNAVASNYLGLLNVSNNGLSTNHLLAIELDTIEGQEFQDIDNNHVGINVNSMKSIESATATYFSDQERKNISLKLVSGNPMHLWIDYDETEKLLKVTLAPTSIPKPNRPLLSTHINMSQILLESMFVGFSAATGTVTSDHYILGWSFNKSGQAQSLDVSKLPQPPQQRKSKDKRGKIIKILIIAVVVVLILVTGAIFILRRKKYAEMLEDWENEYGPHRFSYKNLYKATKGFSNKELLGEGGFGKVYKGTLRSSNIQIAVKKVSHDSKQGMKEFVAEIISMGRLRHRNLVQLLGYCRRKGELLLVYDYMPNGSLDKFLYGNEKPNLNWLQRFQILKGVASGLLYLHEEWEQVVLHRDVKASNVLLDVELNGRLGDFGLARLCDHGANPQTTNVAGTVGYLAPELTRTGRATTCTDVFAFGAFMLEVACGRRPIEIQCLPAEMILVDYVFQCWRKGAILDASDPRLEGSYVKEEMELVLKLGLFCSQSMPAARPSMRQVMQFLDGDADLPELPHDDACFGTSTNSEAYGLSLFPSSSMGSAPSMFSTDSILRSGR, from the coding sequence ATGGCGACTGGGCTTACATCACTTCCTTTTCTGGTTACTCTCTACTTCATCCATAAGATTCCATTGATGCTTGCTCAAAATGACCAGTTCATCTACAATGGCTTCCATCAAGCAAATCTGCATCTTGATGGAACCGCTCGAATCCACCCCAATGGTCTATTGCAACTCACCAACAATTCAGAACTACAAGTTGGTTATGCTTTCTACCAACTTCCTCTAAAATTCAATGCTTCTTCGGGTTTAACTCAGTCTCTTTCATTTTCCACAAACTTTGTATTCGCAATAGTTCCTGAAACACCATCGAAAGGTGGCCATGGAATTGCCTTCACCATCAGTCCCTCGTGGAAATTCACCAATGCTGTAGCCAGCAATTATCTAGGACTCTTGAATGTCTCAAATAATGGCCTTTCAACAAACCACTTATTAGCCATTGAGCTTGACACTATAGAGGGTCAAGAATTTCAAGATATAGACAACAACCATGTGGGAATCAATGTGAACAGCATGAAATCAATTGAATCAGCTACCGCAACCTACTTTTCTgatcaagaaagaaagaatataagCTTGAAGCTAGTAAGTGGCAACCCAATGCATCTTTGGATAGACTACGATGAAACAGAAAAACTATTGAAGGTAACACTAGCCCCAACCAGCATCCCAAAACCAAATCGGCCTCTCCTGTCAACACACATCAATATGTCTCAAATTCTCTTGGAATCCATGTTTGTTGGTTTCTCCGCAGCCACTGGTACAGTTACAAGTGACCACTACATTCTTGGATGGAGCTTTAATAAAAGTGGACAAGCACAAAGCCTCGATGTTTCGAAGCTTCCTCAACCTCCCCAACAGAGGAAAAGTAAAGATAAACGGGGAAAAATTATCAAGATTTTAATCATAGCAGTAGTGGTTGTACTGATATTGGTTACTGGAGCTATTTTCATTTTGAGGAGGAAGAAATATGCAGAAATGCTAGAAGATTGGGAAAACGAGTATGGTCCTCACAGGTTCAGCTACAAGAATCTCTATAAAGCAACCAAAGGTTTCTCAAACAAAGAGCTTCTTGGAGAAGGGGGATTTGGAAAGGTTTATAAAGGAACACTTCGTTCTTCCAATATACAGATTGCAGTCAAGAAAGTCTCCCATGATTCCAAACAAGggatgaaggaatttgtggctGAGATCATTAGCATGGGTAGGCTGAGGCATAGGAACTTGGTGCAGCTCCTAGGATATTGCCGGCGAAAGGGTGAACTCCTCTTGGTCTATGATTATATGCCCAATGGAAGCCTTGACAAGTTCTTATATGGCAATGAAAAACCAAATCTTAACTGGCTTCAACGATTTCAAATCCTCAAAGGAGTAGCATCTGGCCTTCTCTACCTCCATGAAGAGTGGGAACAAGTTGTTCTACATAGAGATGTAAAAGCAAGCAATGTTCTATTAGATGTCGAATTAAATGGAAGGCTAGGAGATTTTGGCCTTGCCAGATTATGCGACCATGGTGCCAATCCCCAAACCACCAATGTGGCTGGAACTGTGGGTTATTTGGCTCCCGAGCTTACTAGAACAGGAAGGGCAACCACTTGCACTGATGTGTTTGCTTTTGGGGCTTTCATGCTTGAAGTGGCTTGTGGAAGAAGGCCAATAGAGATACAATGTCTGCCTGCAGAGATGATTCTGGTTGATTATGTCTTTCAATGCTGGAGAAAAGGAGCCATCCTGGATGCTAGTGATCCTAGATTGGAAGGTAGTTATGTAAAAGAGGAAATGGAATTGGTTTTGAAACTAGGCCTGTTTTGCTCACAGTCAATGCCAGCAGCTAGGCCTAGCATGAGGCAAGTGATGCAGTTTTTAGATGGTGATGCTGATCTGCCGGAGTTGCCACATGACGATGCTTGTTTTGGTACATCTACAAATAGTGAAGCATATGGTTTATCGCTATTTCCTTCATCTAGCATGGGTTCTGCTCCTTCCATGTTTAGCACTGATTCAATCCTCAGAAGTGGTCGTTGA